The Pieris napi chromosome 4, ilPieNapi1.2, whole genome shotgun sequence DNA segment AAAACACtgagagcaaaaataaaactaatgagAATAAAGAACATTCTTTGAGTGATATTGAAATCATTGATGATAATGATACTCATTTACTAGATGTTAAGAAGACTTTACAATTATGCAATATGTTTGAAAAATCAGATGCAGAGGGTTTCAGtaaaaaattgacaaataaGAAAGTTTCTACCGAGGATATggaatttttaagtaaattatctCCTTCTATTcgcaaaaaagaaaatatgatgAGTTACTTTCCTAAAGTAGAAGAAAAAGTTGCTGATACAGATAACCCTGCTGATGAAGTGGAAGTAACTGATACTATTaaggtaaaatttaattcaaaaataatgaaGAAAATATCACATAGAAGAAACAGAgatcaaaactttttaaataatcctcAGATTAAGACGGAAATCAGCAGATGTGATGAAATACAGGATTTAACTAAAAGTAGGAAGCTCAAAGTATCTGAATGTACTACTTCAAACTTAATTCCAATAGAAGACACTGAAGTCATAAATGACGGTAAACTACCTAAACGAAAAACTAAAAGGCCAGCAAAATACCTAGATGATGCTGAAGTAAGCAGTTCTGATGAGGAGCTTTACATATTtacaccaaaaaaaaaaaagaattcagGAAGATTAACTGTAAATAAGTCTACCTTAAATTCAATAGGTATGAAAGAATtatgtcaaaataaaaatccatCTATTATAGAAAACCATGAAAATTCACAGTCACAAATAAAGTCTATGAAGTGTAGAGATCATAAATTAATCAACCCATTGAAATTAGCTCCTATTTTTACATCAAAACTATCGAATCTAGTAGCAGAAAAAGAAGCCAGACAGAAATTCTTGCATAGTGGTATTCCTCAAAAGTTGAAGAAGGATAATTCACaacctaaaaataatacttctaAATTAGAGTTTCATCCTGTAGTCCACATTCAACAAAATATTGCAAAGACATTagataaaattgaaataaatttttcttccCTCTGTGATTCATCTTTGATGATTAATGATTCAAATTTAGAAACCAATGATAATCTTTTCAAGTCTTTGACTAGCTTGGATGAAGAAGTGAAGCAAATAATTCCATCAAATCAACATGACCAGGAAAATCTTTTACATATGATAAAACATTCATATCGCAAGTTTCCAGTGTACAGAACctatcatttattaaaaggaaaaAGTAATGGTGAAAACAAAGACTTCAATTACCCAGATTTAGACAACAGTATTGAAATAATCCATGATCTTCCAAATGATTTTGATTCTTTAGACAAATTATGTTGggttgaaaaatataaacctacatctacaaaacaaattattggGAACTTTGCAGCAATTGATGAGTTAAAGAAATGGTTACAATCTTGGACTGAAAGTTTGGTTAAGACTAAAAAAGGTGGAGGTAGTGGTAGTTCTGATTTTGATGATTTTCAAGATTCAGATGATGAGAGTAGAGAGACTTTGAGAACTTCTAATAATGTGTTGGTTATCTATGGAGACGTCGGTTCAGGTAAAACATCTAGCGTTTATGCAGTTGCAGCAGAACTGGCTATAAAAGTTATTGAAGTGAATTCTAGTAGTAAAAGGACAggaaaaataatgttacaagATCTCCAAGAAGCAACAAGATCCCATAAAGTAGATAGGGGAAAAAGTAATTCAGATAATAGCCAAAAACTTCAGGAAACAGCTAAACCCAAATTGCCCAAGAAACGAGGACGACCCAAGAAAGCAAAAGATTTGTCAAaagatgtaaaaaaaatcgaaaataTGAAATGCATTGTAGAATGTTCTTCTAGTCAAGATAGTGTAAGAACTGAcagttctttaatattaattgatgATGCTGATATTGTGTTTGAACAAGATGATGGATTCTGTTCTGCTATCTCACAATTAATTCAAAGTTCAAAAAGACCAGTTATATTGATAACAAGTTCTCTGTCTTGTCAACATTTGCAAAAATTCATTCAGCTtgggaaaattattaaaatgcatAAGTTTTTACCAAGAATGTCAGGGACTTGGTTAGATATTATGTGTGTAGCTGACACGGGAATTTGCTTTCCTGGTCTTGGTGATGGGTTATTAGATTACTACAAAGGTGACATACGAAAAACAATTCATAGCCTGCAATTTTACATGGTGTCCTACAAGCACTCAACATGTgaaaattcacaggaaatacATGATAAATTAAGTGTAGAAGACGAGAATTCATGTTTATCTTGGACAGATGAATATAATACAGACAAAACCACCCAACCAAATACATCAAAAAATTTAGTACAGCAACATATTAAAGTAATCAGTCTTGGTGCCCCATTAGACCTATTAAGTGTATGGTGGAGTATTTCCAATGTATATGAAAGTCACATAGAAAATGATAACCAGGATTCGAAACAGCTAATATCTATATCAAATGGGCTTTCTATTATATCTGAAGCTGATTGTTTCACCAAAAGAGCAAACACTTGTAACAAAATGTGGTATCCAAAAGAAAGTGCCAGTCTCAATGAAACTGAAagttatgaatattataataggaATAATGAAGTTAGCAAAGATATAGCTAGAGAGCTTGGTTTATTAGGTTCAAAATGTACAACAAATTGCAAGAGTGAAGTTATTATCGATATCTCTGCACCAGGATATTATACAGAAAGGTGAGTTTTAATAGTGTATTTTGATCTCATtagttaaacataatatttttggttcCAGGCAAGTATATCATTAAGTCAAGTTGGGCTTTCTGTTTTAGACATTTtagaaattatgtaatttttcagtTACTCCATTCCTTTTATGTTATATCTTTGATTAtcactgttttaaaaatacatacaacaaaAAACCTTAACATCACTGAACTActaatcagaaaaaaaaaaattctcacTTCAtctaaatatcaaataaagttatttaaaaataaatctaatttatattacatttcaGAGAGCAAGAGAAAATTGCATCTCGTCATCATACTTTgtcaagttatttaaatcttgGAGTGGTACTGGACAGAAGAGCATTAGCCCTAGACTACTGGCCGTCTTGCAGAACCATATGTAGGTTGGAGAAAAACACattgaatacaaaaagaaataacCGCTTCTGTCATtatcttaaatctttaaatgtCCTATGTAAAAATGATTACTTTGATGCGCTCAGCAAAAGCTTGAACAATGccctataatttaaaaacatcatagataaaacaaaattcgCCTAGTTTTAACATAatcatatttgttttaagccaataactttttacttttatcaGTACTTTGCAGTTACTTTCTGGCTATCTGTATAGTATTAAGATAggttctatatattataaaataaacttaatacatttttaatatagctATGTTTTTACATTTCTGCCTCCCTAATATTTCATTCTTCTAGTATtgtatattacttatttataaattttacatcaattatttcatttttaatttaatatatatttgattatccCTCAATCATTTTTCATAATTCAAGTCACCATAGATACGACTGTGAAAACCGTGGCTAGTTGGTcaagtgttaaataataatataaagttaaataaagaaGGTAATATCGGAATATTCTCAAACAGTCTCGCGGCGCATTTTGacaaaacctaaaaatatacttcactaaagcttaggtttcctagaaaagcggtgccgttatctaacggccgtaatgtagcgttgggtgacgtcacccatacgttgtctatatATAACATTGGAGTAGTTTTCCTAGAGAAGGtagtgtcaccgtaacgtcaaatagccGTGCTGTCTTGaaatgacggccgtcatagcggcgataaacattagttcaacgtttttcgcgtgtagcggtgcctatatttaattaatacaatgagtggaaacgtgacttggacgagccgaaattatgtttttttttcattatgttaaaaagtaaggACGGCGAttattaacaaccgtaaaatgacggccgtAAGTTAAAGGCCGGGCCTTTAAGGTTATTGCAACAACTATCTGCCAATTCAATACTGATAATTAGTTTACATATGTagtatttgatattttcaaaattataatttttatcagaCAGCAAAATTTAACCAAAAAATTCTTATCGACTATATGCTAAAGTATGTTTTGTCTAGGTTAAATCTGGCTCAATGCTAATTTGTAAACGGAAGATAGTGTGATAGTATATGTATGATAGTATAAGTAACTGTCTTCCTGCCtacaatgataataaaatacaaagtaTAGTATCTTCTTCAGTCGCTCTCTTCATTTCTGAAGATCGTGTTAGTGGCCTCCTCCAACTACCTCCACTCTCCCCAGTCTTCGGTAAGTCCCTGCGCCTGGGTGATGGTCCCCCGTAAGGGCCTTTACTTGTTCAAAGGCCGGGCATCTTTAGTAGTAACACTAACGAACTTTCAAAAGTTCAAGACGAAAGCTTCTTGATcgcaaattattaaaatcctATATGTAGCAagacgaaaataaaaattatttggacGTATATCTTTATGTTTTgaggttaaaatatttacaaattttgtaGCCCTTTCAAGTTTATAAcgttttttaacaaatatttttggaacAAAATGTCCAGGAAGTATGCAGATATACCTACCTAATTTGTTTCGACCAACTTATACATTATGTAAATACCTAGTcttcttattttttgttattatttcaatatatgGGTAAATGACCGCTTAtcgaattatatatattatagactttatttacaatttacttaaaataatttaattaatttacttaaattattttatttaaaataagtttagatATTTTGTTGCATTTTTTGACCTTCGTTGCTGCttaaggaaaattaaaaaaaatataggtattgTGTCTTACAGTGTGAGAATTATCTTATGAATGACCCCTTAAATTTATCGTCACTAATATGTGTATTGTCGATCATTCCATGTAACCAACACGTGATTGTTTCagtgaaatatttgttaagaGATCAGctttcttttttctttgcTTGACACATATTTCGTTACAATAACTTGGTTTCGATGGCTGTACAATATGCCGTGAAATTTCTACAAGCAGACGATTTCTTGCGATGGTCATagatttattagaattataattgtgtattttgttgtttacaaaagtaatacatatttaaataaaaatttaatttaataaatctaagACATTGATTCATatgattttgacatacggtaGTCACTTAGTGCTAATTCTCGTTTCTGAGAGAATTTACCTACTTTATAGAatgagtttaatttttaatatattcctATTTCCGTTACTTCTTGAAATCGAGTGAAATTAAGGATATAAAGTGATTGTTTACATCAAGTCACTCATCGATAAGCGGACCcatgtattaaatatagaacACATTCATCAGTTTCCAGAAATATCGTACACATTCGTTTGTTCTATGAATGAACATGTCTGAAGTACAAAATATGATATCGGCGATTTCTGTACAGTTAACTTCAAAATTAGTGttcttaaaatatagtaatgCATTAAGACAATATGGCAAAacaatttgatattatttgaCGTCCATGTACaagaaaatactattttttttttcgatttgTTATTCGAAGCTAACGCGGACGctgtattttttcaaatcattttatttagagGCCAAATTCCAATATTTTCtgcgaaattaaaaattagcttaaaactcaaaaacaTGCCATTTCACTGGATAAACATGTGACAACACTATTACAGGGAACTGAtagtttcatacaaaattttagTAATTCGTGGGAATGAAATAGTATAATATGTTAACTAATCTTTGTTTACGAGTCATATTGAATGCGCTGCAGTTTATATTGAGGTTGCCATTCTGGTGATTACTGGTAAAGATCTAGAACAATACTGACGCTATCggacataaaatataattgacatCTTCAATTTAAGATTTTACACTTATAAGGGTTTATTActtgttttaataatgaattacattcattgctatgtaaatttatcttcgcattaacattttttttatgaccCAGACCACACTAATACGTTACAGATTATAAGACATTGGCTTGGGTAGAGCAATGAGCATGCCCCTCCAGTTCTCCTATTTTACTTAATAGTGTGTGTAAGGAATGGAATAGGAATGATGGCACAAATACGATGTATAATGTTGTATATGTTGCTTGATCGTgcgtctctcatccctgaggacgCAGATTCGATGCCCGGTTTGCACCgatagatttttctttctatattcGCGACGAACGTTGAAAAGAACCCGGCATGCTTTAGACTCTTAAAAGTTGTTAGTGAGTGAAATAAATCAAGAAATCAATGAAAAATGTATCAAGAAATATCTAATTacataaatcaaaaatataataacgtgTTACGTGGGTTATGTTGCCGCTGGTTTTTTATATAGCTAATGTGAAAACTAGGTTGTAGTTTGCGGAATGATAGGGACTCGTATTACTTAATATGGAAAATTAGTGTATTTCTAtgcaatattatataacaaaaaaaatcctagAGTCGAGTTCCctagttttataaatagcaTTAGtcataagaattttatagTTTCCTGTTATTTCGTCAGATTCCTTCTATATCAGACTACGTAGAGTCGTATTCATTTAGTCCTACTTATAAGTATTAGACATTATTGATTCTAAGGCCAGAGCTAAGCGGTCGGTAACACTTCGGCGCCGGGAAGGGGTTATCAGCTGTCGCGTGCGGTACGCCGCATAAATATACCGTATCGAAGACGTTCACAATAGTCTTTTTAGGACAATAACTTGTTACGCACGTCAAAAATGGTGAAAAATTCTCTACGCGGTGACACTTGCGGTTATTGCAATGCCTGTGTTCGGTTGAGGTTGTGCGCCGCCCGTGGCCGCAGCCCGGAGCCCTTGGAGTGCGCATATAAACACATTTTGGAGTCGTATGGAGGGCTCAGCAGTGGTGAAAAAGTAGTTGAATCTCCCAAACCAGCGTGCGCTTCATGTAGATGGACGTCCAACGCACAGTTCCCTGAAACGCCACCCTCTTCAAGTGATCTCAGTTTGGAGTGGAGTCCACAGTCCAATAGATCTCGAACCAGACGCCGTAAGAGATAGATGAACTTTGAGATGTTATTGGAATTATTGTCTCCTATTCAAACGCCTATTAAAAGCTGTTGTGTACAGCGAGCGGTGTTATACTAGTCATTGTGTGTATCCGATGTATGATGTTCAATGTCCTAtgtattcataaattatttttatgtattgttgttttattactgAAACCCAattgacaataattaataattacatgtTCATTTATACCACACCTAATAAGTGAGATTGTATTTCAACTGTGGTAATTTTATTGTgtcagaaataaataaaatataactaaatagtagtataatcttattattaatctttCTGTATTTTTTGCAAAATACTTGTTTAAACACACAGCCTTTCATTATGAATATCTAATCTATGACAActcattttctttttcttatacACTTAGGTAcgtattaaaaattgaaatcgCTAAAATGTAtggctttattaattttaaattttatcgatTACTATGTGCGCTAAATATCGCATTAATCTCTTTTATATCCCAAATTATTTACActgttgattttaatttttgtgtcTGTGAACAAACAAAGGTTTATTTGCGGCTGGTTAACAGTATTGCGCACTTTCTCTAAATCACTACATTGGTACATGATATCAGcgtgattttttaattgtcgACCGACTATCAAATCTCGATATGGATGTGACTTCGACACaaagatttaaaaacttaaagcgtttttatataacaactagtagactcggccaagcgttgctgtggataagatttttgttatattacagtgtagtaaactattcaagagaaacggcaggcgaacaccaatccaccatacTTTTTTGGTGATTATGCCataaaattgtagcttatgtgaaacgttggtactttcaacacagcgccatctgttagaattgtgactatcaaataataaacaaatattttgcaataaaataattttgcgggtataaattgagatgtacctaagctatcctatcttttaagttggatcaaactacacacggtgtgcaaatttgattgatatcggttcggtagtttaagAGTCCAtggcggacaaacaacgtgacacgtaatttatatatattaagatggaTAAATCTggagttaattattttctttttgtataAGTACTAACTTGGCACCATTTTGTGGTGGGAGTAAGTTCTTttagtaagaaaaaatataaatgcgaCTTCTCGTATCTATTCCAACTCATACCCATTTTTCGGCAGAAAATGTATTGTAGTTCATAGTGGTTCGggattttcttttctttttaatattacgagCATATAAGATTCAAATTCTGAAAAGTTACTAGTAGATGAAGCTGTAACGCTTGATTGATGATCCGGTTTTGGCTCAATATTCCACagaattattacaatattttcactcttcatacaataaaagtaaaggcattctaaaaataagaaaatttgtttCACTGAAAAATATATGAGTTAAACTACTGATGTGTCccaatctttgtttttataagataGTGTTCGTACATCGAGTTCATTAAGCGACAAATTGCTTTGGCGTGATAAAACGAgaatgaaaaaacaaaaaaataattatttttaggaaaCGATGTACCTATGATATTTTTAGCTCAACAACAAGATATCGATATCGTGACATGGAGTGAATTACTGGTTAtagtaaacataattaaatactgacaagcaataatataattgaattacGTATTTACGCACACTATTTTACAATTACAGTAAAGGTCAGAATCGTAATAAATTTCATACAGCTATCGGTACCGGTGGCCGCGGTTTTACCTGCATTTAATTAGAATACGGAGTTATGCCTGAAGAGTCTGAGAGTAGGGTTTGATTCTCAGCAAAAAAGTAACCGTTTCGAATTCTAATGTTGTTACTgcttaaatataaagatttaaaatgaAAGATACATAGAAATGTGCCCATCCAATCAAGTAGgcagtataaaaatataaaatttaagtacCGTAAAAGAAAGGTCGTTTTTCTCGGTACTCCGCGCCGCAGTCAACGACATCATACGCAGTTCTCTCGTCCCCGTCAATATTCCAGCCATTTTGGAGTCAACAAGCATCGCtagagacgatggcaagcggCCGGATGGGTTGTCTTTGAAGCCTTGCTTGGAAAGCCTTAGATGGAAAGGGCTTTGGTATGGCTACTCGTGTTGACACGTTAGCCCCGTAGAACAAGCACAAAAGCTGGCGaggccgcagagcaggcggataataataaatggctaaaatataagagtctttcctctaactttgttttgtttcctTTGCAGTACTCTTGAGCCGTGGGGATTCAAGTGcccaggcgcttattaaagatttaagttggcgtttggtagatagtacctaCCTGCCGACGACCCCACAGCTGGTGCCTTACTCGCTCAACGAATGactatcgcaatacagcgaagaaatgctgccagcattaaagatacacgGCGTCAAGGACCAAACctttcaaatttgttttaatttcctatttatcaattgttaattaatattactattattaagaatactgttaatactgtatatttgtttgttggaaattaattaattttaagtagaAAACGTTTCTATATCCcaagataataattttacaaagcTCTCTCTGACAAAGAAAAGCCggctaaaattttcaacatcactttatttcaatataagcACAAGTGAGAGATATgacattacaaatattaaattaaacgttactaaaataataaagctaTTTCTCAGACCTTTGATCTGTGGGAAATTGTTTGTGCTTTTGAAACTCATgccattaattattatgataggTAAGAGACagatacttaattaaatattacgtgCTGTCAAGAATAACTTGACGTTTTAGTGGCGCCTCCTACACTTTATGTTTTACCTTTATTTATTGTAGGTATGTGTTTTATGGCTTCCttgaaaataatactaattacaTGAGGTATTATGTAACAGTTTTTTAGATCAAATTGAGACTTGCTTGAGACAATATCACTTTGCGATAGACGTGAGCCACTGAACGCCAAaagaaatttgtatgaaaatcatgTGAGCATGAGCTATTGTTATTCtgatacaaatttatattttggtgTTCGCCTGTCGTACAGTGCTTTCATCTCAATACCCCTGAATTACGCTTTCAAGATTACATTAAGAATTTACgtttatcaatattaatttccCCTTTACCACACGCCAATTTATACTTGGCAGATTGTTCTCATATTTAGTCTTATTATACAACGCGGATATACAATTGTATATCCACGTTGTATAATAAGGCTAAATAATCGCATAGCGATGTTAACATTTACCGTAATAACGTCCACGTATATACAATGAGGCCGTATTGTGTAAAAGTTTACACATTCCACCTAAGAAAAGTTTTTCCAGATTGGTGAACTTTAATTACACTGAGTTATAACCACTACTTAGCTACTAAATTCTATACAACAATATCTCATTATGTTGGAAAACATTTTTCAGTTGATACTAACTGttatttacagaaaataactaatttataactataaaccAAAATGAGATACAATATTGGTACaattacgtatttaataataattttacaaatcttaaatataatcttacgtatataataatataaaaacgataaaatatttattacatccaaaaaatatctttatacaattaatataaataataaaatcataaaaaatataattattatgtactattttaatacacataggtttctatttttaaacataaggAGCTAGTATTTagcaaacacaaaataattttgtatttaattaattataaaatttataaagtaacaACACAAAATGATAAGTAACGAAATAAAGCATTCAGTACTGACTAGTAACCCTTAcataatactattaaaaatctattggtCAAGATGTTAGGAGCAATTGAACAGAACCATTGTCAAGCGTTTgtaaaagaaattatattttggcCTAGCTGTTTgcatattgaaaaataaaatatgctatTGCGATTTTATCAAAAGTCAATAGTTTAAAGCGACTACTAATGATTGATGATGTTTAAAGATTCCTATGAGCAAACAAAGCTGCGCATTCTCTCGTGATACTTCGGTCTTGGCGGACATCCGTTCCATCGGAGACGACGAAATAGTGTACTTGTCGTAGCGACacgtaaaggccgatttacattatcttagtgtttaggatagtactttagttgaaacatgtaaacgctacttgctttagtaaacgctacgctaaagaacttgcctttcaagttgtactaaagtctcctaaacactaagataatgtaaatcggccttactAGAAAATGGATGTAAAACGCATACGCTTTATAATGCGCTACTTGTTTCATAGCAAgcaaacaaaatgtaaatatcaaaatatgttaAC contains these protein-coding regions:
- the LOC125048744 gene encoding ATPase family AAA domain-containing protein 5 is translated as MGKRRKCNILIESNKESEDSKAMTLELNNSQEKSSTNAFQLLMESRLKSIGSNSPGKHRPVIEPECQELLEKKELKAKRVLSLQKMAEAKGSLKNKELEEFRDRSIKKQLSKQAETFKLMLSQENTESKNKTNENKEHSLSDIEIIDDNDTHLLDVKKTLQLCNMFEKSDAEGFSKKLTNKKVSTEDMEFLSKLSPSIRKKENMMSYFPKVEEKVADTDNPADEVEVTDTIKVKFNSKIMKKISHRRNRDQNFLNNPQIKTEISRCDEIQDLTKSRKLKVSECTTSNLIPIEDTEVINDGKLPKRKTKRPAKYLDDAEVSSSDEELYIFTPKKKKNSGRLTVNKSTLNSIGMKELCQNKNPSIIENHENSQSQIKSMKCRDHKLINPLKLAPIFTSKLSNLVAEKEARQKFLHSGIPQKLKKDNSQPKNNTSKLEFHPVVHIQQNIAKTLDKIEINFSSLCDSSLMINDSNLETNDNLFKSLTSLDEEVKQIIPSNQHDQENLLHMIKHSYRKFPVYRTYHLLKGKSNGENKDFNYPDLDNSIEIIHDLPNDFDSLDKLCWVEKYKPTSTKQIIGNFAAIDELKKWLQSWTESLVKTKKGGGSGSSDFDDFQDSDDESRETLRTSNNVLVIYGDVGSGKTSSVYAVAAELAIKVIEVNSSSKRTGKIMLQDLQEATRSHKVDRGKSNSDNSQKLQETAKPKLPKKRGRPKKAKDLSKDVKKIENMKCIVECSSSQDSVRTDSSLILIDDADIVFEQDDGFCSAISQLIQSSKRPVILITSSLSCQHLQKFIQLGKIIKMHKFLPRMSGTWLDIMCVADTGICFPGLGDGLLDYYKGDIRKTIHSLQFYMVSYKHSTCENSQEIHDKLSVEDENSCLSWTDEYNTDKTTQPNTSKNLVQQHIKVISLGAPLDLLSVWWSISNVYESHIENDNQDSKQLISISNGLSIISEADCFTKRANTCNKMWYPKESASLNETESYEYYNRNNEVSKDIARELGLLGSKCTTNCKSEVIIDISAPGYYTEREQEKIASRHHTLSSYLNLGVVLDRRALALDYWPSCRTICRLEKNTLNTKRNNRFCHYLKSLNVLCKNDYFDALSKSLNNAL